The following DNA comes from Frankia casuarinae.
CGCCAAACCGCGCTCGGCGGACCGGTGGCGGATGGAGGACAGCAGCGACAGACCGATGAAGGCCACCCCGATGAGACCGGTGACGATCTCCGGAACCTCGGTCTCGATCGAGATGGCCAGGATGATGGCCAGCGCCCCGATCGCATAGTGGGCACCGTGCTCGAGGTAGATGTACTCGCCGAGAGTGCCCCGCCGGACCAGGTAGACGGTCAGGGACCGGATGTACATCGCGCCGATCCCGAGACCGGCCGCGATGACGAAGATGTTCTGGGAGATCGCGAAGGCGCCGACGACTCCGTCGAACGAGAACGACGCGTCGATGACCTCGAGGTAGAGGAAGAGGAACGCGGCGGCCTTGCCGGTGGCGAGCACCAACTTCGGCGGGCCGCCGGTACCGTTCGACCGGACCGGGGCCAAGCCTGCCGACTCGGCGACGGAATCGTCGTCATCGTCCTCGGCGCCCACACCGCGGGCCTCGAAGAACTCGCCGAGTCCCCGCACGCCCAGATAGGTCGCGAGCCCCGCCACCCCGGAGAGCAGCACCTGCTGCTGGTGGTCGCCGGCGAAGGCCTGGCCGACCACCAGCAGGGCGATGAGCCCAAGCACGATCGGAACCACATCGAGCTGGCCCGCCCTGCGCAGCGGCTCCTCCAGCTTCTTGATCCACTGGATCTCCCGTTCGGGGTCGAACAGGAAGTCCAGGAACAGCATGAACAGGAAGATCCCGCCGAACGCGGCGATGGCCGGATGCGCGTCACCCAGTTTCTCCGCGTACCGGGCACCGTCGTTCAGCGCCAGGTCGAAGACCTCGAGCGGACCGAGATGCGCGGTCAGCGCCACGATGGCGATCGGGAAGATCAGACGCATGCCAAACACCGCGATCAGGATGCCGAGCGTCAGGAAGATCCTCTGCCAGAACTGGCTCATCCGGCCGAGGATCGTCGCGTTGATGACGGCGTTGTCGAAGGACAAACTGATCTCGAGCACCGCGAGGATCGCGACGAGCGCCGCGTTCCTGGGGCCACCGATCACCCCCGCCGCGGCCACCCCGATAACGGTGATCGCCAAGGACCATCCGAAGATTCGCAAGGCGTGCACGCCTACCAACACCCTCCCGGACCGGTCGCCAGACCCCGGCCGCGCCGCGCGGGCGGATCCGCGGTCCGTCGGATCCCGCATCGCTCAAGCATCGCCGGAGACCGCGTCGTCCCGCGGCCTGCTGGCCCGGTGCGGCGGTCGTCGGCATCGTAACTGCTCGTCTGGTGGGCACGACCTGACAAAAGTGCTACACCCGATGTGTATCGCTCTACCTGTACATGTCACCCACACACGACCGGACCCATAGCATCTGGTCATTACCGCGCCGGCCGGCGCGGTCGGACCCAGTGACCCGGTCGGACCCGGTCGGACCCAGTGACCCGGTCAGACCCAGTGACCCGGTCGGACCCGGTCGCCTGACCGAGCCCGACTGCGCATCCGGGGTTCAGACGTATCCGGGGTTCAGACGTTGACGCCGAAGTCGCGCGCGATCCCGGCCAGACCCGAGGCGTAGCCCTGTCCGACGGCTCGGAACTTCCAGTCCGCGCCGTGCCGGTAGACCTCGCCGAACACCATGGCCGTCTCGGTGGAGGCGTCCTCGGTGAGGTCATAGCGGGCGATCTCGCTGCCGCCGGCGCCGTTGACGATCCGGATGAAGGCGTTGCGGACCTGGCCGAAGTTCTGCTGCCGCGAGTCCGCGTCATAGATCGAAACCGGGAAGACGATCTTGTCAATCTCCGCCGGCAGGGATGTGAGGTTCACCGTGATGGCCTCGTCGTCGCCCTCACCCTCGCCGGTCAGGTTGTCGCCCTGGTGCTCGATCGCACCGTCGGGGCTCTTGAGGTTGTTGAAGAAGACGAAGTGCCCGTCCGACACGACCTTGCCGTCGGCCCGGCACGCGATGGCGCTCGCGTCCAGGTCGAAGTCCGCGCCGGTTGTGCTCCGAACGTCCCAGCCGAGCCCGACCAGGATGTTGGTGAGTCCGGGCGCCTCCTTGGTCAGCGACACGTTGCCGCCCTTGCTGAGGCTGACTCCCACTGCTCCTCCTGCTGTGCGTTGTTCGAAAGGGCTGCCGTTCAGATGTTGCTGCCGTTCAGATGTTGCTGCCGTTCAGATGTTTCGGGGGCCGCTCGAGCGGCCCCCGCGGAAGCCGGCGACCCGGGGCGAGGTGCGCCCCGGGTGTCCCCGGGTGTCCCCGGGCGCCGGCAGCCTACTGCGCGGCGTGAACGCCACAGTGACTCTCCGCCCACGAAGGCCACGTGGCCGGAGTACTGTGCCCTGCGGGACGAACGAGTGGGCCACGAGGTTCCCGCAGCCGGTGCCACACCGCCCCGTAGCCGCGCCGGCTGCGCCCGAATCGTCCCGGTGCCGCCCGCCCGCCACGATCGGGCCACCCCTTTACGCGCCGGCAACCGCGGCGGAACACCACCCGAGCCACCCCGACCCCATCACACAACATCACCACAATGATTCCGGAATGCGCCGGGCGTCCGCCGCCGGGACCCCGGTGACGCTCCGACCTCGACCCCGCACCCGGAGCACCGCAACAGAGGAGGTTCGGACGTTCGACAGGGCCGCAACTGGGGAACATTGCCTTCAGCGCGGGCCATCCGGGCGGGACGGACCGACCCATCCCAACGACAACAATCGCCCATGCGATGGTCGCGGGCAGTTCACACAGAGGTGTCGCCAATCGCCACGTACAGGGCGGACCATTGAGGTGTGGTTCGTCTGGATAAGGTCGTCATGATGATCGGACGTTCAGTAGGCCGGGTTGTCGTCTCCGATGTGACACCGACCGTCTCGTGTGGCCAGTGGCCGGCGCGGGCGGTCGCGGGCGAAATTCTCACCGTCGGTGCAACGGTGTTCCGCGAGGGTCATGACCTCATCGGCGCGAACGTCGTGCTGTCAGGTCCCGACGGGCAGGGAACTCCGTTCATCCGGATGCGCTCCGCCGGCCCCGGTACCGACCGTTATGAGGCGGAGATCACCGCCGGGACCGAAGGCCTGTGGGGATATCGGGTCGAGGCGTGGGCCGATCCGGTCGCCACCTGGCGGCACGGTATTGCCCTCAAGGTCGGCGCGGGCCAGAGCACGGACGAACTCGCGGTGGACTTCGAGGACGGTGCGCGCCTGCTGCTGCGGGCCCTGCCCGCAGTCCCCGAACCGCGCCGGGCGGAGATCGCTCTCGCCGTGGCCGCGCTGCGCGACGACGACTGCACCGACCCCCGCGACCGGATCGCCGCGGCCCTCGATCCCCAGCTGGTGAGCCTGCTGGACGCCTGTCCGCTGCGCGAACTGGTGACCCGCTCACCGCTGTACCGGCTGTGGGTGGATCGTCGGCGCGCCCTCTACGGCAGCTGGTACGAGATGTTCCCGCGCTCGGAGGGCGCGAGCCTCGACCCGCCCCGGTCCGGGACCTTCCTCACCGCGGCCGAACGCCTGCCCGCGGTCGCGGCGATGGGCTTCGACGTGGTGTACCTGCCGCCGATCCATCCGATCGGCGAGGTCAACCGCAAGGGTCCCAACAACACCCTCACCCCCGGTCCGACGGACCCCGGCTCGCCGTGGGCCATCGGCAGCGAACACGGCGGCCACGACGCCGTGCATCCCGACCTCGGCACGATCGACGACTTCGACCTGTTCGTCGCCCGGGCACGCTCGCTGGGCATGGAGATCGCGCTGGACCTCGCCCTGCAGTGCGCGCCGGACCATCCATGGGCGAAGCATCACCCGGAGTGGTTCGTCGTGCGTAGTGACGGCTCCATCGCCTACGCGGAGAATCCGCCGAAGAAGTACCAGGACATCTATCCGCTGAACTTCGACGCCGACCCGACCGGGCTCTATCAGGAGATCCTGCGCGTCGTCCGGTACTGGACTGCACACGGAGTACGAATCTTCCGTGTCGATAATCCGCATACAAAGCCCGTCGAGTTCTGGGAATGGCTCATCGCCCAGGTGAAGTCGACCGAACCAGATGTGCTCTTCCTCGCGGAGGCATTCACCCGGCCGGCGATGATGCACACGCTCGCCAAGGTCGGTTTCACCCAGTCATATACCTATTTCACCTGGCGCAACACGAAGTGGGAGCTCGAGAAGTACGCGCGCGAACTGGTGTCGGCCGCGCACTACATGCGGCCGAACTTCTTCGTCAACACCCCGGACATCCTGCCGGAGTACCTGCAGCACGGCGGCCCGGCGGCGTTCCGGATCCGGGCGGTGCTCGCTGCGACGCTGTCACCGACCTGGGGCGTCTACTCCGGGTACGAGTTGCGCGAGAACACCCCGGTCCGACCGGGCAGCGAGGAGTACCTGGACTCCGAGAAGTACCAGTACCGGCCACGCGACTGGGCCGCGGCGGAGCGTGCGGGCCAGTCGCTCGCGCCGTACCTGACCAGACTCAACCAGATCCGCCGTGCCCACCCCGCCCTGCAGTGGTTGCGCAACCTGCACTTCCACCATGCCGACGGGGACGAGATCATGGTCTTCTCCAAGCGGGTGGACTCCCTGCGGGCGGACGGCACGGATCCCGGGGACACGGCCGCCGCCGACACCGTGCTCATCGTCGTCAACCTCGACCCGCACGCTCCCCGGGAGACCACCGTGCGGCTCGACATGCCGGCCCTCGGCCTCGGCTGGGAAGACTCCTTCGAGGTCACCGATGAGATCACTGGTGCCACCTACGCGTGGGGCAAGCAGAACTACGTGCGGCTGGACCCGGCGGTCGAGCCCGCGCACGTCTTCGCTGTGCGGGCCCGGTCGTGATGGATTCTGAGCCTCTCAGCGAACCGATCGGCGACCACACCCCCGGCCCGGCCCCCGCCATGCCGGTCGGGGGGACTTTACGCGACCCACACTGGTTCAAGCGAGCCGTGTTCTACGAGGTGCTCATCCGCGGCTTCGCGGACTCCAACGGCGACGGCACGGGGGACATTCGCGGCCTGATCTCCAGGCTCGACTACCTGGAGTGGCTCGGTGTCGACTGTCTGTGGCTGCTACCGATCTACTCCTCGCCGTTGCGTGACGGCGGCTACGACATCAGTGACTACTTTCAGATCCTGCCGGAATTCGGTGACCTCGGCGACTTCGTTAGCCTGGTTGACGAGGCCCACCGCCGGGGCATCCGGATCATCGCGGATCTGGTGATGAACCACACCTCGGACGCCCATCCCTGGTTCCAGGCGTCCCGCTCCGACCCCGACGGGCCGTTCGGGGACTTCTACGTCTGGTCCGACAGCGACGAGCTGTACCCGGACGCCCGGATCATCTTCGTGGACACCGAGAAGTCGAACTGGTCGTGGGATCCGGTCCGCGGTCAGTACTACTGGCACCGTTTCTTCTCCCACCAGCCCGACCTGAACTATGACAACCCCGAGGTCCAGGAGGCGATGCTGGAGGTTCTGCGCTTCTGGCTCGATCTCGGCATCGACGGGTTCCGGCTCGACGCGGTCCCCTACCTCTATGTCCGGGAGAACACCAACGGCGAGAACCTGCCGGAGACCCACGAGTACCTCAAGCGGGTCCGCAAGGAGGTCGACGCCAAGTACGCCGACCGGGTGCTGCTCGCCGAGGCAAACCAGTGGCCCTCCGACGTCGTCGAGTACTTCGGCAACGACGACGAGTGCCACATGGCGTTCCACTTCCCGTTGATGCCGCGCATCTTCATGGCGGTCCGGCGGGAGTCCCGCTACCCAATCTCGGAAATTCTTGCTCAGACACCCCAGATCCCGCCGAACTGCCAGTGGGGCATCTTCCTG
Coding sequences within:
- the treS gene encoding maltose alpha-D-glucosyltransferase, which codes for MDSEPLSEPIGDHTPGPAPAMPVGGTLRDPHWFKRAVFYEVLIRGFADSNGDGTGDIRGLISRLDYLEWLGVDCLWLLPIYSSPLRDGGYDISDYFQILPEFGDLGDFVSLVDEAHRRGIRIIADLVMNHTSDAHPWFQASRSDPDGPFGDFYVWSDSDELYPDARIIFVDTEKSNWSWDPVRGQYYWHRFFSHQPDLNYDNPEVQEAMLEVLRFWLDLGIDGFRLDAVPYLYVRENTNGENLPETHEYLKRVRKEVDAKYADRVLLAEANQWPSDVVEYFGNDDECHMAFHFPLMPRIFMAVRRESRYPISEILAQTPQIPPNCQWGIFLRNHDELTLEMVTDEERDYMWAEYAKDPRMKANIGIRRRLAPLLDNSRDQMELFTALLLSLPGSPVLYYGDEIGMGDNIYLGDRDSVRTPMQWSPDRNAGFSTADPARLYLPLIMDPVYGYQALNVEAGQRMPTSFLAWTKRMIEVRKRHPVFGLGDYTELGASNPSIFAFVREFGDDRVLCVANLSRFAQPVELDLRRFEGMVPVELLGRVHFPPIGELPYLLTLPGHGHYWFAVTRPGEFTP
- a CDS encoding TerD family protein; translated protein: MGVSLSKGGNVSLTKEAPGLTNILVGLGWDVRSTTGADFDLDASAIACRADGKVVSDGHFVFFNNLKSPDGAIEHQGDNLTGEGEGDDEAITVNLTSLPAEIDKIVFPVSIYDADSRQQNFGQVRNAFIRIVNGAGGSEIARYDLTEDASTETAMVFGEVYRHGADWKFRAVGQGYASGLAGIARDFGVNV
- a CDS encoding DUF475 domain-containing protein, with amino-acid sequence MHALRIFGWSLAITVIGVAAAGVIGGPRNAALVAILAVLEISLSFDNAVINATILGRMSQFWQRIFLTLGILIAVFGMRLIFPIAIVALTAHLGPLEVFDLALNDGARYAEKLGDAHPAIAAFGGIFLFMLFLDFLFDPEREIQWIKKLEEPLRRAGQLDVVPIVLGLIALLVVGQAFAGDHQQQVLLSGVAGLATYLGVRGLGEFFEARGVGAEDDDDDSVAESAGLAPVRSNGTGGPPKLVLATGKAAAFLFLYLEVIDASFSFDGVVGAFAISQNIFVIAAGLGIGAMYIRSLTVYLVRRGTLGEYIYLEHGAHYAIGALAIILAISIETEVPEIVTGLIGVAFIGLSLLSSIRHRSAERGLAGAGSVPGEDEGGPGQPREAVGAPM
- a CDS encoding alpha-1,4-glucan--maltose-1-phosphate maltosyltransferase is translated as MMIGRSVGRVVVSDVTPTVSCGQWPARAVAGEILTVGATVFREGHDLIGANVVLSGPDGQGTPFIRMRSAGPGTDRYEAEITAGTEGLWGYRVEAWADPVATWRHGIALKVGAGQSTDELAVDFEDGARLLLRALPAVPEPRRAEIALAVAALRDDDCTDPRDRIAAALDPQLVSLLDACPLRELVTRSPLYRLWVDRRRALYGSWYEMFPRSEGASLDPPRSGTFLTAAERLPAVAAMGFDVVYLPPIHPIGEVNRKGPNNTLTPGPTDPGSPWAIGSEHGGHDAVHPDLGTIDDFDLFVARARSLGMEIALDLALQCAPDHPWAKHHPEWFVVRSDGSIAYAENPPKKYQDIYPLNFDADPTGLYQEILRVVRYWTAHGVRIFRVDNPHTKPVEFWEWLIAQVKSTEPDVLFLAEAFTRPAMMHTLAKVGFTQSYTYFTWRNTKWELEKYARELVSAAHYMRPNFFVNTPDILPEYLQHGGPAAFRIRAVLAATLSPTWGVYSGYELRENTPVRPGSEEYLDSEKYQYRPRDWAAAERAGQSLAPYLTRLNQIRRAHPALQWLRNLHFHHADGDEIMVFSKRVDSLRADGTDPGDTAAADTVLIVVNLDPHAPRETTVRLDMPALGLGWEDSFEVTDEITGATYAWGKQNYVRLDPAVEPAHVFAVRARS